One segment of Candidatus Omnitrophota bacterium DNA contains the following:
- a CDS encoding replication-associated recombination protein A, with the protein MDLFETERSTSTKTPQPLAVRMRPQTLEDFVGQTHLLGPGKLLRRAIEADRITSLILYGPPGTGKTTLATIIANVTQAHFESLNATSAGVDELRKAIVNAKKRQSMNGRRTILFIDEIHRFNKAQQDVLMPDVEQGNPILIGATTFNPFFALQPALVSRSLVCELKPLAESDILAILHRALQDRERGLGGMKVRAADRALDHLAAICDGDARRALSALEVAVLTTPKDAEGTAPLTLAAIEESVQKKAVVYDRAEDAHYDTISAFIKSMRGSDPNAALYWLGKMLYAGEDPRFIIRRIVICAAEDVGMADPQALVVATAAMQALEFVGMPEGRIPLAEATVYVACAPKSNAAYLGIEKAMGDVKEGRTLEVPTRLKDASYKSAKKLGRGVGYKYAHDYKDHYVEQEYVPTKTVYYDPTDQGFEQTVKTRLEKLRKPSHD; encoded by the coding sequence ATGGACTTGTTCGAAACCGAGCGTTCGACATCGACCAAGACGCCGCAGCCGCTCGCCGTACGGATGCGGCCGCAAACGCTCGAAGACTTTGTCGGGCAAACGCATCTACTGGGCCCAGGCAAGCTGCTGCGGCGCGCGATTGAGGCCGACCGCATCACCTCGCTGATCCTCTACGGCCCGCCTGGCACCGGCAAGACCACCCTGGCCACCATCATCGCCAACGTGACCCAGGCGCATTTTGAGTCGCTCAACGCCACCTCGGCTGGCGTGGATGAGCTGCGCAAGGCGATTGTGAATGCCAAAAAACGCCAATCGATGAACGGCCGGCGAACCATTTTGTTTATCGACGAAATCCACCGATTCAACAAAGCGCAGCAAGACGTGCTGATGCCGGATGTGGAGCAGGGCAATCCCATCTTGATCGGGGCGACCACGTTCAATCCATTCTTTGCGCTGCAGCCGGCCCTGGTGTCGCGCTCGCTGGTCTGCGAGCTGAAGCCGCTGGCCGAGTCAGACATCCTGGCCATTCTGCATCGTGCGCTGCAGGATCGCGAGCGCGGATTGGGCGGCATGAAGGTGCGCGCCGCCGATCGAGCCCTCGACCATCTCGCCGCAATCTGCGACGGGGATGCGCGTCGAGCGCTCAGCGCCTTGGAAGTGGCCGTGCTGACCACGCCGAAGGATGCCGAGGGGACGGCGCCACTCACGTTGGCGGCGATTGAGGAGTCGGTCCAAAAGAAAGCCGTGGTCTACGATCGAGCCGAGGATGCGCACTATGACACGATCTCGGCCTTCATCAAGTCCATGCGCGGCTCAGATCCCAACGCCGCGCTCTACTGGCTGGGCAAGATGCTGTACGCCGGAGAAGATCCGCGGTTTATCATTCGGCGCATCGTGATCTGCGCGGCGGAAGATGTGGGCATGGCGGATCCGCAAGCACTTGTCGTCGCCACCGCGGCGATGCAAGCCCTTGAGTTTGTCGGGATGCCCGAAGGCCGCATTCCGCTGGCCGAGGCGACGGTCTATGTGGCGTGCGCACCGAAATCCAACGCCGCCTATCTTGGCATCGAGAAAGCCATGGGCGATGTGAAGGAAGGCCGCACGCTCGAAGTGCCGACGCGCCTGAAAGACGCCAGCTACAAGAGTGCTAAGAAGCTCGGCCGCGGTGTGGGCTACAAATACGCCCATGACTACAAAGACCACTACGTCGAGCAAGAATATGTGCCGACCAAGACGGTGTACTACGACCCCACCGACCAAGGCTTTGAGCAGACGGTCAAGACTCGCCTTGAGAAATTAAGAAAACCTAGTCACGACTAA
- a CDS encoding phosphoadenylyl-sulfate reductase, translating into MTPREIARLNKRFETLHPIEIVRWAVETFRPQVALTSSFGAKSAGIIHMALQADPKIEIRVVDTGLLFKETYVFMGELKKRFHLNLKIVGTALDVPKFLREHEGQAVGHPEFCCSSYKVETTERMLKDLRCWITGISRSDATTRAATPFVEALSNGVTKVAPLAGWSSKQLHEYMTKHDLPYHPLWEKGYTSIGCWPCTQKPVDPHDPRSGRWAGQDKTECGIHNIGKKGSDPI; encoded by the coding sequence ATGACGCCCCGAGAAATCGCACGCCTCAACAAACGATTTGAAACCTTACACCCGATAGAGATCGTTCGGTGGGCGGTGGAGACCTTCCGTCCGCAGGTGGCGTTGACGTCGTCGTTCGGGGCAAAGAGCGCTGGGATCATCCACATGGCGCTGCAGGCCGATCCGAAGATCGAAATTCGCGTCGTGGATACCGGGCTACTCTTTAAAGAGACGTATGTCTTTATGGGGGAGCTCAAGAAACGCTTTCATCTGAATCTGAAGATCGTTGGCACCGCGCTGGATGTGCCCAAGTTCCTGAGAGAGCATGAAGGGCAAGCGGTCGGCCATCCCGAATTCTGCTGCAGCTCCTATAAAGTGGAAACGACCGAGCGGATGCTCAAGGATCTGCGCTGCTGGATTACCGGGATTTCCCGCAGCGATGCCACAACGCGCGCGGCCACCCCATTTGTCGAGGCGCTGAGCAACGGCGTGACGAAAGTGGCCCCGCTGGCAGGGTGGAGCTCCAAGCAGCTGCACGAGTATATGACGAAGCACGACCTGCCATATCATCCGCTGTGGGAGAAAGGCTACACGTCCATCGGCTGCTGGCCCTGCACCCAGAAGCCGGTCGATCCTCATGATCCGCGGTCTGGTCGCTGGGCCGGCCAGGACAAAACCGAGTGCGGCATCCACAACATCGGCAAAAAGGGGTCAGACCCCATTTAA
- the cysC gene encoding adenylyl-sulfate kinase — MHRKGVTVWFTGLSGAGKSTLANHLAKALRARGCNVEILDGDEVRTNLSKGLGFSKEDRDTNIKRIGYVCKLLSRNGVIAISAAISPYREIRDYNRQQIGSFVEIYVQCSIEALTARDVKGLYKKALAGEIKNFTGVSDPYEPPLKPEILIDSERESEQESLAKVLAYLEQHGWIPTAKASHDAPRNRTPQQTI; from the coding sequence ATGCATCGAAAAGGCGTCACGGTATGGTTTACCGGGCTCTCCGGGGCCGGCAAGTCAACGCTGGCGAATCACCTGGCGAAGGCGCTGCGCGCGCGCGGCTGCAACGTCGAGATTCTCGATGGGGATGAGGTGCGCACCAACCTGAGCAAGGGGTTGGGGTTCAGCAAGGAAGATCGCGACACCAACATCAAGCGCATCGGCTATGTCTGCAAGCTGCTCAGCCGCAACGGGGTCATTGCGATCAGCGCGGCGATTTCCCCCTACCGCGAGATCCGCGATTACAACCGGCAGCAGATCGGCAGCTTCGTGGAGATTTACGTCCAGTGCTCCATTGAGGCGCTGACCGCCCGCGACGTAAAGGGGTTGTATAAGAAGGCGCTGGCCGGGGAGATCAAGAATTTCACCGGCGTGTCTGATCCGTACGAGCCGCCGCTCAAGCCCGAAATTCTCATCGATTCCGAGCGCGAGAGCGAGCAAGAGAGCCTCGCCAAAGTCCTCGCCTACCTGGAGCAGCACGGCTGGATTCCTACCGCGAAGGCTTCCCATGACGCCCCGAGAAATCGCACGCCTCAACAAACGATTTGA